In Malaclemys terrapin pileata isolate rMalTer1 chromosome 11, rMalTer1.hap1, whole genome shotgun sequence, a single genomic region encodes these proteins:
- the C11H2orf76 gene encoding UPF0538 protein C2orf76 homolog isoform X3, which yields MSSENSTITVRLVRSFEHRNFRPVVYHGVNLDQTVKQFITFVKNDVSLRTGLPPPFKKYKYDTMKIIHQAHGSKTNELVVSLEDDDKLILKEDSTLKAAGVADETELAFFCEEDYRNYKANPVSAW from the exons ATGTCATCAGAAAACTCAACCATTACTGTTCGCCTGGTTCGCTCCTTTGAGCACCGTAATTTCAGACCTGTGGTGTATCATGGAGTTAATTTGGACCAGACTGTAAAGCAATTCATTACATTTGTAAAGAATG atgTGTCTTTAAGAACAGGACTTCCACCtccctttaaaaaatacaaatatg ATACGATGAAGATTATTCACCAAGCACATGGATCTAAG ACCAATGAACTTGTAGTGAGTTTGGAGGATGATGACAAACTCATTTTAAAAGAAGACAGCACTTTGAAAGCAGCTGGAGTAG CAGATGAAACTGAATTAGCGTTCTTCTGTGAAGAAGATTACAGAAACTACAAAGCTAATCCGGTTTCGGCCTGGTGA
- the C11H2orf76 gene encoding UPF0538 protein C2orf76 homolog isoform X2 has product MYNHLEVLPELKSLDTILTSPGGCLQLIHMSSENSTITVRLVRSFEHRNFRPVVYHGVNLDQTVKQFITFVKNDVSLRTGLPPPFKKYKYDTMKIIHQAHGSKTNELVVSLEDDDKLILKEDSTLKAAGVDETELAFFCEEDYRNYKANPVSAW; this is encoded by the exons ATGTATAATCACCTTGAAGTCCTCCCAGAGCTGAAATCGCTTGACACAATCctgactagccctggag GGTGCTTGCAGTTAATTCACATGTCATCAGAAAACTCAACCATTACTGTTCGCCTGGTTCGCTCCTTTGAGCACCGTAATTTCAGACCTGTGGTGTATCATGGAGTTAATTTGGACCAGACTGTAAAGCAATTCATTACATTTGTAAAGAATG atgTGTCTTTAAGAACAGGACTTCCACCtccctttaaaaaatacaaatatg ATACGATGAAGATTATTCACCAAGCACATGGATCTAAG ACCAATGAACTTGTAGTGAGTTTGGAGGATGATGACAAACTCATTTTAAAAGAAGACAGCACTTTGAAAGCAGCTGGAGTAG ATGAAACTGAATTAGCGTTCTTCTGTGAAGAAGATTACAGAAACTACAAAGCTAATCCGGTTTCGGCCTGGTGA
- the C11H2orf76 gene encoding UPF0538 protein C2orf76 homolog isoform X1, translating into MYNHLEVLPELKSLDTILTSPGGCLQLIHMSSENSTITVRLVRSFEHRNFRPVVYHGVNLDQTVKQFITFVKNDVSLRTGLPPPFKKYKYDTMKIIHQAHGSKTNELVVSLEDDDKLILKEDSTLKAAGVADETELAFFCEEDYRNYKANPVSAW; encoded by the exons ATGTATAATCACCTTGAAGTCCTCCCAGAGCTGAAATCGCTTGACACAATCctgactagccctggag GGTGCTTGCAGTTAATTCACATGTCATCAGAAAACTCAACCATTACTGTTCGCCTGGTTCGCTCCTTTGAGCACCGTAATTTCAGACCTGTGGTGTATCATGGAGTTAATTTGGACCAGACTGTAAAGCAATTCATTACATTTGTAAAGAATG atgTGTCTTTAAGAACAGGACTTCCACCtccctttaaaaaatacaaatatg ATACGATGAAGATTATTCACCAAGCACATGGATCTAAG ACCAATGAACTTGTAGTGAGTTTGGAGGATGATGACAAACTCATTTTAAAAGAAGACAGCACTTTGAAAGCAGCTGGAGTAG CAGATGAAACTGAATTAGCGTTCTTCTGTGAAGAAGATTACAGAAACTACAAAGCTAATCCGGTTTCGGCCTGGTGA